A part of Cydia amplana chromosome 24, ilCydAmpl1.1, whole genome shotgun sequence genomic DNA contains:
- the LOC134659352 gene encoding acyl-CoA-binding domain-containing protein 5 isoform X4, protein MSLEEKFNAAVNVIRSLPKSGSYQPSNELMLRFYSYYKQAMEGPCDKPKPGFWDVVNRAKWESWNKLGNMTQTEAMQAYVDELHKIVETMSYSSDVASFLSVDDEDEEFPNRDLELVAGDVLRRVRSEHNTPSGSRSVSGASSPVPRARHDSEDEYIDTVDSDPEVAERAPAPVQAAPAQPSAPATAQTQPRLSNGHAHQITSQLTHLKVLEQLPGTLARLEADVAALRKAVEGERLMNQNHGWRWPWQELSPPTLLLLAAWPFIAYKLAGRFQRRDT, encoded by the exons GATCATACCAGCCCAGCAATGAGCTCATGCTGCGCTTCTACAGCTACTACAAGCAGGCCATGGAAGGACCCTGTGACAAACCTAAACCCGGCTTCTGGGACGTCGTTAACAG agcaAAATGGGAATCGTGGAACAAGCTCGGAAATATGACACAGACAGAGGCGATGCAAGCCTACGTAGACGAACTACACAAG ATAGTGGAGACCATGTCGTACAGTTCCGACGTGGCCTCATTCCTGTCAGTGGATGATGAGGACGAGGAGTTCCCCAACAGGGACTTGGAGCTGGTGGCCGGAGACGTTCTGCGCAGGGTCCGCTCTGAGCATAACACTCCTAGCG GGTCGCGCTCCGTGAGCGGCGCGTCGTCTCCCGTACCGCGCGCGCGCCATGACTCAGAGGACGAGTACATTGACACGGTCGAT AGCGACCCGGAGGTGGCCGAGCGTGCTCCCGCGCCGGTACAAGCCGCGCCCGCGCAGCCTTCGGCGCCCGCGACTGCGCAGACGCAGCCGCGCCTCAGCAATGGCCACGCCCATCAGATCACGTCGCAGCTCACAC ATCTCAAGGTGCTGGAGCAGCTGCCAGGCACGTTGGCGCGCCTGGAGGCCGATGTAGCGGCTCTACGGAAAGCCGTGGAGGGGGAGAGACTCATGAAC CAAAACCACGGATGGCGGTGGCCGTGGCAGGAGCTGAGCCCGCCCACGCTGCTGCTGCTCGCCGCGTGGCCGTTCATCGCCTACAAACTGGCCGGGCGGTTCCAGAGACGCGACACGTAA
- the LOC134659352 gene encoding acyl-CoA-binding domain-containing protein 5 isoform X1 codes for MSLEEKFNAAVNVIRSLPKSGSYQPSNELMLRFYSYYKQAMEGPCDKPKPGFWDVVNRAKWESWNKLGNMTQTEAMQAYVDELHKIVETMSYSSDVASFLSVDDEDEEFPNRDLELVAGDVLRRVRSEHNTPSGSRSVSGASSPVPRARHDSEDEYIDTVDVSIWSEVDADTGQPGGLATVDVNVSDPEVAERAPAPVQAAPAQPSAPATAQTQPRLSNGHAHQITSQLTHLKVLEQLPGTLARLEADVAALRKAVEGERLMNQNHGWRWPWQELSPPTLLLLAAWPFIAYKLAGRFQRRDT; via the exons GATCATACCAGCCCAGCAATGAGCTCATGCTGCGCTTCTACAGCTACTACAAGCAGGCCATGGAAGGACCCTGTGACAAACCTAAACCCGGCTTCTGGGACGTCGTTAACAG agcaAAATGGGAATCGTGGAACAAGCTCGGAAATATGACACAGACAGAGGCGATGCAAGCCTACGTAGACGAACTACACAAG ATAGTGGAGACCATGTCGTACAGTTCCGACGTGGCCTCATTCCTGTCAGTGGATGATGAGGACGAGGAGTTCCCCAACAGGGACTTGGAGCTGGTGGCCGGAGACGTTCTGCGCAGGGTCCGCTCTGAGCATAACACTCCTAGCG GGTCGCGCTCCGTGAGCGGCGCGTCGTCTCCCGTACCGCGCGCGCGCCATGACTCAGAGGACGAGTACATTGACACGGTCGATGTTAGTATT TGGAGTGAGGTGGACGCCGACACAGGCCAACCCGGGGGTTTAGCCACTGTCGATGTTAATGTG AGCGACCCGGAGGTGGCCGAGCGTGCTCCCGCGCCGGTACAAGCCGCGCCCGCGCAGCCTTCGGCGCCCGCGACTGCGCAGACGCAGCCGCGCCTCAGCAATGGCCACGCCCATCAGATCACGTCGCAGCTCACAC ATCTCAAGGTGCTGGAGCAGCTGCCAGGCACGTTGGCGCGCCTGGAGGCCGATGTAGCGGCTCTACGGAAAGCCGTGGAGGGGGAGAGACTCATGAAC CAAAACCACGGATGGCGGTGGCCGTGGCAGGAGCTGAGCCCGCCCACGCTGCTGCTGCTCGCCGCGTGGCCGTTCATCGCCTACAAACTGGCCGGGCGGTTCCAGAGACGCGACACGTAA
- the LOC134659352 gene encoding acyl-CoA-binding domain-containing protein 5 isoform X3, which produces MSLEEKFNAAVNVIRSLPKSGSYQPSNELMLRFYSYYKQAMEGPCDKPKPGFWDVVNRAKWESWNKLGNMTQTEAMQAYVDELHKIVETMSYSSDVASFLSVDDEDEEFPNRDLELVAGDVLRRVRSEHNTPSGSRSVSGASSPVPRARHDSEDEYIDTVDVSISDPEVAERAPAPVQAAPAQPSAPATAQTQPRLSNGHAHQITSQLTHLKVLEQLPGTLARLEADVAALRKAVEGERLMNQNHGWRWPWQELSPPTLLLLAAWPFIAYKLAGRFQRRDT; this is translated from the exons GATCATACCAGCCCAGCAATGAGCTCATGCTGCGCTTCTACAGCTACTACAAGCAGGCCATGGAAGGACCCTGTGACAAACCTAAACCCGGCTTCTGGGACGTCGTTAACAG agcaAAATGGGAATCGTGGAACAAGCTCGGAAATATGACACAGACAGAGGCGATGCAAGCCTACGTAGACGAACTACACAAG ATAGTGGAGACCATGTCGTACAGTTCCGACGTGGCCTCATTCCTGTCAGTGGATGATGAGGACGAGGAGTTCCCCAACAGGGACTTGGAGCTGGTGGCCGGAGACGTTCTGCGCAGGGTCCGCTCTGAGCATAACACTCCTAGCG GGTCGCGCTCCGTGAGCGGCGCGTCGTCTCCCGTACCGCGCGCGCGCCATGACTCAGAGGACGAGTACATTGACACGGTCGATGTTAGTATT AGCGACCCGGAGGTGGCCGAGCGTGCTCCCGCGCCGGTACAAGCCGCGCCCGCGCAGCCTTCGGCGCCCGCGACTGCGCAGACGCAGCCGCGCCTCAGCAATGGCCACGCCCATCAGATCACGTCGCAGCTCACAC ATCTCAAGGTGCTGGAGCAGCTGCCAGGCACGTTGGCGCGCCTGGAGGCCGATGTAGCGGCTCTACGGAAAGCCGTGGAGGGGGAGAGACTCATGAAC CAAAACCACGGATGGCGGTGGCCGTGGCAGGAGCTGAGCCCGCCCACGCTGCTGCTGCTCGCCGCGTGGCCGTTCATCGCCTACAAACTGGCCGGGCGGTTCCAGAGACGCGACACGTAA
- the LOC134659352 gene encoding acyl-CoA-binding domain-containing protein 5 isoform X2 has protein sequence MSLEEKFNAAVNVIRSLPKSGSYQPSNELMLRFYSYYKQAMEGPCDKPKPGFWDVVNRAKWESWNKLGNMTQTEAMQAYVDELHKIVETMSYSSDVASFLSVDDEDEEFPNRDLELVAGDVLRRVRSEHNTPSGSRSVSGASSPVPRARHDSEDEYIDTVDWSEVDADTGQPGGLATVDVNVSDPEVAERAPAPVQAAPAQPSAPATAQTQPRLSNGHAHQITSQLTHLKVLEQLPGTLARLEADVAALRKAVEGERLMNQNHGWRWPWQELSPPTLLLLAAWPFIAYKLAGRFQRRDT, from the exons GATCATACCAGCCCAGCAATGAGCTCATGCTGCGCTTCTACAGCTACTACAAGCAGGCCATGGAAGGACCCTGTGACAAACCTAAACCCGGCTTCTGGGACGTCGTTAACAG agcaAAATGGGAATCGTGGAACAAGCTCGGAAATATGACACAGACAGAGGCGATGCAAGCCTACGTAGACGAACTACACAAG ATAGTGGAGACCATGTCGTACAGTTCCGACGTGGCCTCATTCCTGTCAGTGGATGATGAGGACGAGGAGTTCCCCAACAGGGACTTGGAGCTGGTGGCCGGAGACGTTCTGCGCAGGGTCCGCTCTGAGCATAACACTCCTAGCG GGTCGCGCTCCGTGAGCGGCGCGTCGTCTCCCGTACCGCGCGCGCGCCATGACTCAGAGGACGAGTACATTGACACGGTCGAT TGGAGTGAGGTGGACGCCGACACAGGCCAACCCGGGGGTTTAGCCACTGTCGATGTTAATGTG AGCGACCCGGAGGTGGCCGAGCGTGCTCCCGCGCCGGTACAAGCCGCGCCCGCGCAGCCTTCGGCGCCCGCGACTGCGCAGACGCAGCCGCGCCTCAGCAATGGCCACGCCCATCAGATCACGTCGCAGCTCACAC ATCTCAAGGTGCTGGAGCAGCTGCCAGGCACGTTGGCGCGCCTGGAGGCCGATGTAGCGGCTCTACGGAAAGCCGTGGAGGGGGAGAGACTCATGAAC CAAAACCACGGATGGCGGTGGCCGTGGCAGGAGCTGAGCCCGCCCACGCTGCTGCTGCTCGCCGCGTGGCCGTTCATCGCCTACAAACTGGCCGGGCGGTTCCAGAGACGCGACACGTAA